The window TGGCTTGGCTGTTGTATTGGGTGCAACTCCCGTAAAAAAGGTTTTTCCAAGACCAGCTAACCCTTTTGAAGTAATAAACTCTGCCTGATCCTGAACAGCAAACCTGTAACTGGCAAAAAATTTCTTACTCCCCTTCACATGCAACCCCATTGATACAGATTTAAACAGATTAGATGCTGTAGAAGCAATCATCATATTATTGGAAATAGTTTGTGTTACAGGATTTCCCTTGCTGAGCTGTACTGTGGCAATTACATTGTTGTTATTAAAGACCTGTACTGTAAAAGGTACCGTTTCATTAGTAGACAGGTACAGATAGCCTTTGGGAGTGCCTTGAAGACTGCTTGCAGACATAGGCGCAAACCAGTGTTCAGTGTCCAATTGGGCATTTACTAATAAACAAAAAAAAGTGCAAAAAGCGAGTAGAAATTTTTTCATGCGTTACTATAAGGGCCGCAAATTTAAGTATTAATAGTCACAATTTTATATTAAAAAATCTTGGAATCTTGATTTGCTTTAGAATTGTTGAATAGTTAAAATTTGCTTCATTTTGCGTTCATATTCATTAAGATAATCCATAAAAAAATCCCGGTGAAATTTTCACCGGGATTATATATTTTTAAAAGCTGGATTATAAGCTTACTCTGATAAATCCTGTTACTTTTAGATCTGCGTTTACAGATTTTACATAGTCAGCAACTGAGATACTAGAATCCTTGATGAAATCTTGGTGTACCAAAGTGTTGTCTTTGTAGAATCTCTGCATTTTACCTTTCAAGATATTGTCGATGATGTTTGCAGGCTTACCTTCTTCAGTAAGTTTGTGTCTTTCGATCTCTAATTCTTTGTCGATAGTTTCTTGAGAAACTTTAGTTTCATCAAGAGCGATTGGGTTCATTGCAGCAGCTTGCATAGAAACAGATTTAGCAACTTCGTCAGCTCCGTCTACTTTTGCAGAAAGAGAAGTGATTGCAGCAATTTTGTTTCCAGCGTGGATGTAAGCTCCTAGGAATGGTCCTTCAATTCTTTCGAATGTACCGATTTCGATTTTTTCACCGATAACACCTGTCTGCTCGATTAATTTCTCAGCAACAGTCATTCCGTGGAAATCTGTAGCTAATAATTCTTCTTTAGTAGCAGCGAAGATTGCCATTTCAGCTAATTCGTAAGCTAGCTCGATGAAAGCTTCGTTTTTACCAACGAAGTCAGTCTCACAGTTTAAAGAGATAATAGCACCTAAA of the Chryseobacterium capnotolerans genome contains:
- the tsf gene encoding translation elongation factor Ts, whose amino-acid sequence is MSYTPVAADVAKLRNQTGAGMMDCKKALVEAEGDFEKAVDILRKKGQKVAANRADRESTEGAVIARVNEDNTLGAIISLNCETDFVGKNEAFIELAYELAEMAIFAATKEELLATDFHGMTVAEKLIEQTGVIGEKIEIGTFERIEGPFLGAYIHAGNKIAAITSLSAKVDGADEVAKSVSMQAAAMNPIALDETKVSQETIDKELEIERHKLTEEGKPANIIDNILKGKMQRFYKDNTLVHQDFIKDSSISVADYVKSVNADLKVTGFIRVSL